One window of Deltaproteobacteria bacterium genomic DNA carries:
- a CDS encoding amidohydrolase, producing MEHTPIVDADGHVLEPPTGMAERAPAKFRDRIWQIVTRPDGSEWLRYNGGERPANGLALAGVGGMSAADRERARRGEMKYTEVRAGAFRPLPRLVDMDADGIEQAVLYPTLLLGLPALEDADFAEVQANAYNEWLAEYCAAAPERLFGVGVVPHQDVARAVRVIRRARDLGLVGVFLRPNPSVDGKKFNDPVYDPIWRTCEELGLPVGLHPFLAPDMPGACRALGFYALKAEGVEMARSDPASPIRHMANIFFSQAISNPFDMMETLTVMVCGGVLERFPSLRLIFLEANGGWIVPWLERLDHHYEVFRWDVPWLHMKPSEYFRRQCWISFDPDESALAFTARSPLVGADRIIWASDYPHPDAKVPGVVDELREATASLDAAERARILGQNAAGLYGLPPLTPRGG from the coding sequence ATGGAGCACACCCCCATCGTCGACGCCGACGGCCACGTCCTCGAGCCGCCCACCGGCATGGCCGAGCGCGCGCCTGCGAAGTTCCGCGACCGGATCTGGCAGATCGTGACGCGTCCCGACGGCAGCGAGTGGCTCCGCTACAACGGTGGGGAGCGGCCCGCGAACGGACTCGCACTCGCCGGCGTCGGCGGCATGTCGGCCGCCGACCGCGAGCGGGCGCGCCGTGGCGAGATGAAGTACACGGAAGTCCGGGCCGGCGCCTTCCGGCCGCTCCCGCGTCTCGTGGACATGGATGCGGACGGCATCGAACAGGCGGTCCTCTACCCGACGCTCCTCCTCGGCCTTCCCGCGCTCGAGGACGCCGACTTCGCCGAGGTACAGGCAAACGCCTACAACGAGTGGCTCGCCGAGTACTGCGCCGCGGCACCGGAGCGCCTCTTCGGCGTCGGCGTCGTGCCGCACCAGGACGTGGCGCGCGCCGTGCGTGTCATCCGCCGCGCCCGGGACCTGGGGCTGGTGGGCGTCTTCCTCCGCCCCAACCCCTCCGTCGACGGCAAGAAGTTCAACGACCCGGTCTACGACCCGATCTGGCGGACCTGCGAGGAGCTCGGCCTGCCCGTCGGACTGCATCCCTTCCTGGCGCCCGACATGCCGGGCGCGTGCCGCGCGCTCGGCTTCTACGCGCTCAAGGCCGAGGGCGTGGAGATGGCACGCAGCGACCCCGCCAGCCCGATCCGTCACATGGCGAACATCTTCTTCAGCCAGGCCATCTCCAACCCCTTCGACATGATGGAGACGCTCACCGTCATGGTCTGCGGCGGAGTGCTGGAGCGCTTCCCGAGTCTCCGGCTCATCTTCCTCGAGGCCAACGGCGGCTGGATCGTCCCCTGGCTCGAGCGGCTCGACCACCACTACGAGGTCTTCCGCTGGGACGTCCCGTGGCTGCACATGAAGCCCTCGGAGTACTTCCGCCGCCAGTGCTGGATCTCCTTCGACCCCGACGAGAGCGCGCTCGCCTTCACGGCGCGAAGCCCGCTCGTCGGCGCCGACCGCATCATCTGGGCTAGCGACTACCCGCATCCCGACGCCAAGGTGCCGGGCGTGGTCGACGAGCTGCGCGAGGCGACGGCGAGCCTCGACGCCGCCGAGCGGGCACGCATCCTCGGGCAGAACGCTGCCGGGCTCTACGGCCTGCCGCCGCTCACGCCCCGCGGCGGCTGA